In the genome of Colletes latitarsis isolate SP2378_abdomen chromosome 9, iyColLati1, whole genome shotgun sequence, one region contains:
- the LOC143345807 gene encoding facilitated trehalose transporter Tret1: MTKETKVGEPGKFRQFIVALVPNISCLSYGLAIGWQSPMTPLLQSADSPAVSEPMTDDEVSWLTAIMCLTGAFVTLVVGAIAERCGRKLAGCLAALPFSACWMLIIFASEHVHVFISRFFSGIGGAMALYVVPRYVSEISSDEIRGMLSSLLVLLLNGGILLGYILGALFSFRVFAIIAFAISLFYFVFVLFLPESPVYLIRRNRLPEAARSLKWLRAGHEPTVQRELSRLQAEVKELCVSGKSIVPSDLFRDKATVKGLIITLGLFSAQQLCGIFAMVSYTETIFRMSGSSLSPNTSTIIVGAIQLFGSYLSTSLMERLGRRPLLLMSSSGMCACHYILGVFCYLQTLNYDTSSFTWIPIVTLSSYMILYSLGLGPGPYVVSSEILSRDVSTLILSLGLFSVWLSAFLIVKFFPSMVALLGMFGCFFLLGTFCAIIFAFVFALIPETKGQPRQLILDRLNGLPSSHDKNRYITSSNIVDKNMPLAEQI; this comes from the exons ATGACGAAGGAGACGAAAGTTGGGGAACCCGGAAAATTTCGACAGTTTATCGTCGCACTTGTCC CGAATATTTCGTGTTTGTCGTACGGGCTGGCGATAGGATGGCAGTCGCCGATGACACCGTTGTTGCAAAGCGCGGATTCTCCAGCGGTTAGCGAGCCGATGACGGACGACGAGGTGTCCTGGTTGACCGCGATCATGTGCTTGACGGGTGCTTTCGTCACTTTGGTCGTCGGTGCGATAGCGGAGAGGTGCGGGCGGAAACTGGCCGGTTGCCTGGCGGCTCTGCCATTTTCCGCCTGTTGGATGTTGATTATTTTCGCGAGCGAGCACGTCCACGTGTTCATCTCGCGTTTCTTCTCGGGGATCGGCGGTGCGATGGCTTTGTACGTGGTGCCACGCTACGTTTCCGAGATCTCCAGCGACGAAATACGCGGCATGCTCAGCAGCCTGCTGGTCTTGCTCTTGAACGGTGGCATCTTGCTAGGATACATCCTCGGCGCGTTGTTCTCGTTTCGCGTCTTCGCTATCATCGCCTTCGCGATATCGTTGTTTTACTTCGTGTTCGTTCTCTTCCTACCGGAATCACCCGTGTACCTGATACGACGTAATCGGCTTCCCGAAGCCGCGAG ATCCCTAAAGTGGTTGAGGGCCGGCCACGAGCCAACGGTGCAGCGGGAGCTATCGCGTTTGCAGGCGGAGGTAAAGGAACTGTGCGTATCAGGAAAATCGATCGTTCCGTCGGACTTGTTTCGAGACAAAGCAACGGTCAAAGGACTGATCATTACGCTGGGTCTGTTCTCTGCACAACAGCTCTGCGGTATATTTGCCATG GTAAGTTACACGGAGACGATATTCAGGATGTCAGGAAGCTCGTTATCCCCGAACACCTCTACGATTATCGTGGGCGCCATACAACTGTTCGGCTCGTACTTGTCCACCTCGTTGATGGAACGACTCGGTAGAAGACCTTTGCTTCTGATGTCTTCCTCGGGAATGTGTGCCTGTCACTACATCCTCGGTGTCTTTTGCTACCTGCAGACTCTTAATTACGACACCAGTAGTTTCACTTGGATTCCAATCGTGACGTTGTCCAGCTACATGATCCTTTACAGCTTGGGTTTGGGTCCTGGCCCGTACGTGGTGTCTTCGGAGATACTCAGTCGGGACGTATCCACTTTGATCTTGTCGTTGGGTTTGTTCTCCGTTTGGTTATCGGCATTCCTCATcgtgaaatttttcccaagcaTGGTCGCTCTGTTGGGCATGTTCGGTTGTTTCTTTCTGTTGGGCACCTTCTGCGCGATCATTTTCGCGTTCGTTTTCGCGCTCATTCCGGAAACGAAGGGTCAACCGCGTCAGTTGATCTTGGATCGATTGAACGGACTGCCCTCCTCCCACGACAAGAACCGATACATCACGTCGAGCAACATTGTCGACAAAAATATGCCGTTAGCCGAACAAATTTGA
- the LOC143345808 gene encoding uncharacterized protein LOC143345808 yields MADYWKSQGRKFCDFCKCWIADNKPSIDFHEGGKKHKENVSKRLKEIHKNSTKQAKQNKKIEEDIKKMESAAMAAYLKDVENNTRDMTADRIIEEKKNRVETKETPNYNRMPMAAPETVPRFKGKSYQFSQEIDPCDPTLSRGTPEHHPRIQHNRTENKTTGKIKTNKGKGKGKKSHEDDRPSKPVQKLWYEARSPEGYTYYWHIETNESVWEPPAEGYLTFAEQEEEAKEQALQETLLEQLEQEEAVANADILEEKRANAEREHLKELRKLRDTQRPRNDEADDQVETTEEENRPYRRDYSIPEKSHPYGPWQTVRTTETKPVDLQLPQHKQMQLPVFGKAETLPPVQRTFKEKTVTQVDTGDSDEDSRPATFKKRKIGNKNVRKRLNDD; encoded by the exons GGCGGACTATTGGAAATCCCAGGGTCGTAAATTCTGCGATTTCTGTAAGTGTTGGATCGCCGACAATAAACCTAGCATTGATTTTCACGAAGGTGGCAAGAAACACAAAGAGAATGTCAGCAAGCGACTTAAAGAGATACACAAAAATAGCACTAAGCAGGCAAAACAGAATAAAAAGATCGAAGAAGACATTAAAAAGATGGAAAGC GCAGCCATGGCTGCTTACTTGAAAGACGTCGAGAACAACACCAGAGACATGACCGCCGACAGGATAATCGAGGAGAAGAAGAATAGGGTTGAAACGAAAGAG ACGCCGAATTACAATCGCATGCCGATGGCCGCCCCAGAAACCGTGCCCAGGTTTAAAGGTAAAAGCTATCAG TTTTCTCAGGAGATCGACCCCTGCGATCCAACTTTATCGCGAGGCACACCGGAACATCATCCCAGAATTCAACACAACAGAACGGAGAACAAGACCACGGGAAAGATCAAAACGAACAAAGGTAAAGGTAAAGGGAAGAAAAGCCACGAGGACGATCGTCCCTCGAAACCAGTCCAAAAACTTTGGTACGAGGCTCGCAGTCCCGAAGGATACACTTATTATTGGCACATCGAGACCAACG AGTCCGTGTGGGAGCCACCAGCAGAGGGGTATCTGACATTCGCGGAACAAGAAGAGGAGGCAAAGGAACAAGCTCTTCAGGAGACGTTGCTAGAGCAACTGGAGCAGGAAGAAGCGGTTGCGAACGCTGACATTCTTGAAGAGAAACGGGCCAACGCCGAGAGGGAACATTTGAAGGAACTGAGAAAGCTCAGAGACACACAACGACCAAGGAACGACGAAGCTGACGATCAAGTAGAAACGACAGAGGAGGAGAACCGGCCGTACAGAAGAGACTACAGCATTCCGGAGAAATCCCATCCTTACGGTCCTTGGCAAACTGTTCGAACTAC GGAAACGAAACCGGTGGACTTGCAGCTACCGCAGCACAAGCAAATGCAGCTTCCGGTATTCGGGAAAGCGGAAACGCTGCCTCCCGTGCAAAGGACCTTCAAGGAAAAAACAGTGACGCAAGTCGACACAGGCGACAGCGACGAAGACAGCCGACCAGCGACGTTCAAGAAACGAAAAATTGGCAACAAAAACGTACGGAAACGATTGAACGATGACTGA